One genomic window of Azospirillum sp. TSH100 includes the following:
- the gltA gene encoding citrate synthase, with translation MTQTEDGKDTVTLIDNKTGKQVTMPILHGSVGPSVIDIRKLYAATGYFTYDPGFTSTGSCESGITYIDGDEGVLLHRGYAIDELAEHSTFPEVCFLLLNNHLPTAAERTEFENILRRHSMVHEQLTKFYSGFRRDAHPMAIMCGVVGALSAFYHDSLDINDPQARKIAAHRLIAKMPTIAAMAYKYSTGQPFMYPRNDLSYAENFLYMTFGTPCEPYKVNPILSKAMDKIFILHADHEQNASTSTVRLAGSSGANPFACIAAGIASLWGPAHGGANEAVLKMLEEIGSVERIPEFVRRAKDKNDNFRLMGFGHRVYKNYDPRAQVMRQTCHEVLGELGIKDEPLLDIAMELEKIALSDEYFIEKKLYPNVDFYSGIILKAMGFPTSMFTVLFALARTVGWISQWKEMIEDPVQKIGRPRQLYTGDTKRPFVPLAERG, from the coding sequence ATGACCCAGACTGAGGACGGCAAGGACACCGTTACCCTCATCGACAATAAGACGGGCAAGCAGGTCACGATGCCGATCCTGCACGGCAGCGTCGGGCCGAGCGTGATCGACATCCGCAAGCTCTACGCCGCGACCGGCTATTTCACCTATGATCCGGGCTTCACCTCGACGGGCAGCTGCGAATCGGGCATCACCTACATCGACGGCGACGAAGGTGTTCTGCTGCACCGCGGCTATGCCATCGATGAACTGGCCGAGCATTCGACCTTCCCGGAAGTCTGCTTCCTGCTGCTCAACAACCACCTGCCGACCGCGGCCGAACGCACGGAGTTCGAGAACATCCTGCGCCGCCACTCGATGGTGCACGAGCAGCTGACCAAGTTCTACAGCGGCTTCCGTCGTGACGCCCACCCGATGGCGATCATGTGCGGTGTCGTCGGCGCCCTGTCGGCCTTCTACCACGACTCTCTGGACATCAACGATCCGCAGGCGCGCAAGATTGCGGCGCACCGCCTGATCGCCAAGATGCCGACGATCGCTGCGATGGCCTACAAGTACTCGACCGGCCAGCCCTTCATGTATCCGCGCAACGACCTGTCCTATGCGGAGAACTTCCTCTACATGACCTTTGGCACGCCGTGCGAGCCGTACAAGGTCAATCCGATCCTGTCCAAGGCGATGGACAAGATCTTCATCCTGCACGCCGACCACGAGCAGAATGCCTCGACCTCTACCGTCCGTCTGGCCGGTTCGTCGGGCGCCAATCCGTTCGCCTGCATCGCCGCCGGCATCGCCTCGCTGTGGGGTCCGGCCCATGGCGGCGCGAACGAAGCCGTTCTGAAGATGCTGGAAGAGATCGGCTCGGTGGAACGCATCCCCGAGTTCGTCCGCCGCGCCAAGGACAAGAACGACAACTTCCGCCTGATGGGCTTCGGCCACCGGGTCTACAAGAACTACGACCCGCGCGCTCAGGTCATGCGCCAGACCTGCCACGAGGTTCTGGGCGAGCTCGGCATCAAGGACGAGCCGCTGCTGGACATCGCGATGGAGCTGGAGAAGATTGCCCTGTCGGACGAGTACTTCATCGAGAAGAAGCTCTATCCGAACGTCGATTTCTATTCGGGCATCATTCTGAAGGCGATGGGCTTCCCGACCAGCATGTTCACGGTGCTGTTCGCGCTGGCCCGCACCGTCGGCTGGATCAGCCAGTGGAAGGAGATGATCGAGGACCCGGTGCAGAAGATCGGCCGTCCGCGTCAGCTCTACACCGGCGACACCAAGCGGCCGTTCGTGCCGCTGGCCGAGCGTGGCTAA